One window from the genome of Pseudanabaena yagii GIHE-NHR1 encodes:
- a CDS encoding HEPN domain-containing protein — MNEFKKLLALALEELDIAKLLLERVHYRTSISRSYYSMYYATQALFLSQNIDVSTHKGLIRLFSLHFVKTGQFSSEWSNTLKAAYDLRQLSDYDIEFTGTLAEAEMLLEKATAFIKEVEQILREK, encoded by the coding sequence AGTTATTAGCTTTAGCATTAGAAGAATTAGATATAGCGAAACTTTTACTTGAAAGAGTACATTATCGTACCAGTATTTCCCGTTCTTATTACTCCATGTATTATGCTACCCAAGCACTATTTTTATCTCAAAATATAGATGTATCGACCCATAAAGGACTGATTCGCCTATTTAGTCTACATTTTGTAAAAACAGGACAATTCTCTTCAGAGTGGTCAAATACTTTAAAGGCAGCCTATGATCTTAGACAATTGAGTGACTACGATATAGAGTTTACTGGAACATTAGCTGAAGCAGAAATGCTTTTAGAGAAAGCAACAGCTTTTATTAAAGAAGTTGAACAAATATTGAGGGAAAAAT